From Deltaproteobacteria bacterium GWC2_65_14, the proteins below share one genomic window:
- a CDS encoding cell division protein FtsA: METDLGPVIVGLDVGSSKVATVVGRKGPEGVEILGVGTCPTEGMRKGSVVNVDATVKSIEQSVAEAEKMTGISLTSVLVGVSGPLIKSFNSHAAVSVKNEREVSETDIARVLELAKEVELPKDREVLHVLNQEFIVDDVGGIKDPRGMSGIRLDARVHVVTDDLPSTRNLARCVEKAELEVVDIVLCPLASAEAVLTPEEREVGVALLDFGSGTVDMAIFYDGALRHTFVLPLGGSNITSDVAVGLRIPAADAEKLKIASGCAAIQKVRRDDLVELPGVGGRQPRPIRRQYLAEIIEPRAEEIFTLLRKEILRSGCEEMLGAGIVLTGGSSRLDGLSELGERVFHLPVRRGAPIGVGGMVELVGTPDLATGVGLLLYGARLAGSGGRRGAEEAEEGFLGHLKRLMTEYF, translated from the coding sequence ATGGAAACGGACCTGGGGCCGGTGATCGTCGGGCTGGATGTCGGCTCGAGCAAGGTGGCGACGGTGGTCGGGAGGAAGGGGCCCGAAGGGGTCGAGATCCTCGGCGTGGGGACCTGCCCGACGGAGGGGATGCGCAAGGGATCCGTCGTGAACGTGGACGCCACGGTGAAGTCGATCGAGCAGAGCGTGGCCGAGGCGGAGAAGATGACCGGGATCTCGCTGACCTCCGTCCTGGTGGGGGTTTCCGGTCCGCTGATCAAGTCCTTCAACAGCCACGCCGCGGTGTCGGTGAAAAACGAGCGGGAGGTCTCCGAGACCGACATCGCGCGGGTGCTCGAGCTGGCCAAGGAGGTGGAGCTGCCGAAGGACCGGGAGGTCCTGCACGTGCTGAACCAGGAGTTCATCGTGGACGACGTCGGGGGGATCAAGGACCCCCGCGGGATGAGCGGGATCCGCCTCGATGCCCGGGTCCATGTCGTGACCGACGACCTCCCGAGCACGAGGAACCTGGCCCGGTGCGTGGAGAAGGCGGAGCTGGAGGTGGTCGACATCGTGCTGTGCCCGCTCGCCTCCGCGGAGGCCGTGCTGACGCCGGAGGAGCGGGAGGTCGGGGTCGCCCTGCTCGACTTCGGAAGCGGGACGGTCGACATGGCGATTTTCTACGACGGGGCGCTCCGGCACACCTTCGTGCTGCCGCTGGGCGGATCGAACATCACCTCCGACGTGGCGGTGGGCCTTCGGATCCCGGCGGCGGACGCGGAAAAGCTGAAGATCGCCTCGGGGTGCGCCGCGATCCAGAAGGTCCGGCGGGACGACCTCGTGGAGCTCCCGGGGGTCGGGGGGCGCCAGCCGCGGCCGATCCGCCGCCAGTACCTGGCCGAGATCATCGAGCCGCGCGCGGAGGAAATCTTCACCCTGCTCCGGAAGGAGATCCTCCGTTCGGGGTGCGAGGAGATGCTGGGGGCAGGGATCGTCCTGACCGGAGGAAGTTCCCGCCTGGACGGGCTCTCCGAGCTCGGGGAGCGGGTCTTCCATCTCCCGGTCCGCCGGGGAGCCCCGATCGGGGTCGGGGGGATGGTGGAGCTGGTGGGCACCCCCGATCTCGCCACGGGGGTGGGGCTTCTCCTCTACGGGGCGAGACTGGCCGGGAGCGGGGGGCGGAGGGGAGCGGAGGAGGCGGAGGAGGGGTTCCTCGGCCACCTGAAGCGGCTGATGACGGAGTATTTCTAA
- a CDS encoding cell division protein FtsZ produces the protein MFTIVEENRCNAVIKVFGMGGGGGNAINTMIEEGLKGVEFIAANTDAQALSKNLAPLKIQLGAKLTKGLGAGANPDIGRQAALEDSEVLREALFGADMVFLTAGLGGGTGTGGAPVLAEVAREVGALTVAVVTRPFSFEGATRRRQAEKGLKELRSIVDTLIVVPNEKLLLIAGKEMRFVEAFRKVDEVLYQAVRGISELVTNPGYINLDFADVKTIMSASGVALMGTGSASGQNRAVAAAEKAISSPLLEDVSIRGARGVLINITAGPSLCLSEINEAASLVQEEADEEANIIFGTVIDETMGDELKVTVIATGFESGVTETIWKAPRRTIKLIGREDLEKPTFLRAAQAREPERVEHLPLIDKEPEEEKPEEFEIPTFLRRRSE, from the coding sequence ATGTTCACGATTGTCGAGGAGAACCGGTGCAACGCGGTCATCAAGGTGTTCGGCATGGGAGGCGGGGGAGGAAACGCGATCAACACGATGATCGAGGAGGGGCTGAAAGGGGTGGAGTTCATCGCCGCGAACACGGACGCCCAGGCCCTCTCGAAGAACCTCGCGCCGCTGAAGATCCAGCTCGGCGCGAAGCTGACCAAGGGGCTCGGCGCCGGCGCCAATCCCGACATCGGGCGACAGGCCGCCCTGGAGGACAGCGAGGTGCTGCGGGAGGCGCTCTTCGGCGCCGACATGGTATTTCTGACGGCCGGGCTCGGGGGCGGTACCGGGACCGGCGGCGCTCCCGTCCTGGCGGAGGTGGCCCGGGAGGTCGGCGCCCTGACCGTCGCGGTGGTCACCCGTCCCTTCTCCTTCGAGGGGGCGACGAGGCGCCGCCAGGCGGAGAAGGGGCTGAAGGAGCTTCGATCCATCGTGGACACCCTCATCGTGGTCCCCAACGAGAAGCTGCTCCTGATCGCGGGGAAGGAGATGCGCTTCGTGGAGGCGTTCCGGAAGGTGGACGAGGTGCTCTACCAGGCGGTCCGCGGGATCTCCGAGCTGGTGACGAACCCCGGCTACATCAACCTCGACTTCGCGGACGTGAAGACGATCATGTCCGCCTCCGGGGTGGCGCTGATGGGGACCGGGTCCGCCTCCGGGCAGAACCGGGCGGTGGCGGCCGCGGAAAAGGCGATCTCCAGCCCGCTCCTGGAGGATGTCTCCATCCGGGGCGCTCGCGGGGTCCTCATCAACATCACGGCGGGGCCTTCCCTCTGCCTGAGCGAGATCAACGAGGCGGCGAGCCTCGTCCAGGAGGAAGCGGACGAGGAGGCGAACATCATCTTCGGCACCGTCATCGACGAGACGATGGGCGACGAGCTGAAGGTGACCGTCATCGCCACCGGCTTCGAGTCGGGGGTGACCGAGACGATCTGGAAGGCGCCGCGACGCACCATCAAGCTCATCGGGAGGGAAGACCTGGAGAAGCCGACCTTCCTCCGGGCCGCGCAGGCGCGGGAACCGGAGAGGGTCGAACATCTTCCGCTGATCGACAAGGAACCCGAGGAGGAGAAGCCGGAGGAGTTCGAGATCCCGACCTTCCTCCGCCGCCGATCCGAGTAG